The following proteins are encoded in a genomic region of Lutra lutra chromosome 16, mLutLut1.2, whole genome shotgun sequence:
- the LOC125086684 gene encoding LOW QUALITY PROTEIN: cytochrome c oxidase subunit 6C (The sequence of the model RefSeq protein was modified relative to this genomic sequence to represent the inferred CDS: inserted 1 base in 1 codon; substituted 3 bases at 3 genomic stop codons), whose product MTSSVLMKPQVXDLLAKRLXFHIVAVFAVSLAVAAFCKFAVAYAXFYRNXDSMKDFEEMQKAGISECKVFLECKEFLWVEFS is encoded by the exons ATGACTTCCAGTGTTTTGATGAAACCTCAGGTGTGAGACCTTCTGGCCAAGCGCCTGTGATTTCATATTGTTGCGGTGTTTGCTGTATCACTGGCAGTTGCAGCTTTCTGTAAGTTTGCTGTGGCATATG GATTCTACAGAAATTAGGATTCCATGAAAGATTTTGAGGAAATGCAGAAGGCTGGTATCTCTGAGTGCAAAGTGTTTTTGGAATGTAAAGAATTTCTTTGGGTTGAGTTCAGTTGA